Part of the Osmerus eperlanus chromosome 22, fOsmEpe2.1, whole genome shotgun sequence genome, ctgcaaagcatagtgtacatcctgtattcgacttggcatacattaattaaagacataagttaatatgttgttaattatttactcatgctttataaaggtaatgtaaatggtttgttcaccatttgctaatgctttctataccagctcatgtaccattaacaccttttaaactactggtttgcaactatattaacaagctgtgtataaagtatgataatgcagttatcaaacaccttatgaattgtattatgaataaaatgcataattttttacagtgtttattaatgatcaacatagtgtttaataataagcttattaactatttaataatgtattgttaatgtttcaaaatgttttataaaggattaactattagttaacactgtaaatgccaaaaaacgttgacttattataaagtgttacccatatttgtagtatttcctcccttcgacgaaatagactttttacacgcgttacaagtggcgttgttgtcattttgtcgtacATATACGTActatacaaccaaactttagaacgcttcttcctagttgccatgtttgctgcagtctgtctatggcaaacttttatagtgtattcagacagacgtccgcgtgtcccattattaactgagcatatcgatttttaatccattattaaacgtagcattttaattgtttaacggcacagagaatcgttaacagaatcgttaaggaattttgctaacgattccaaggaatcgattcactgggaaccggttctgaacaagaaccggttctcgatacccatccctaactgtatacatatctcactcatactggctaatcagctaacatgttaaacTCGCTGTCAtgaaactagcctcattttcacaaaaagCTTTGAGgtaaaattaaaaaccttttaaatttagcaaatattattgggcacaagtattttagtacagttaatatgtaattgaattccataatttccccaggaataactgtaaaaacgtatttcaggaacgggtttgtcctccctacaatgacgccgcagcatttggactattcaaaatgttattaatgagtccaatggcttcattaagctGCCCACTATCtgccatcttgtcatgtcattCAGTCTCGTCTAGATAGGGAAGGTAGGCGTTACCCAAAATCattcttcttcatgtgtaagccaatcaggaactgataATTCagtactctctcacatagacaagtactCTCTCttgcacatcctgttattctcttacatTTACACAGTAATTATGGTTCTTACATATAACTATTCTTATTCACATAGACTATTAATATTACTTACATATACTAcgattctgtttcacacatactatttgtctctcttacatatattgtcatactttagtatgatggtgcatataagagggtatttctgtgtgtgtaaaagagaatAGCAATCTGTGTGAGAGTATGAtagtaaataaagtaaagtttgactgtgcatgtgagagagtatgccagtttatgtgcaagagtataatggtgtatatgtgagagtataatggtatataggTGAGGTTATGGTGTTGTATGCGAGACCAAGTTGTTTATGTgtaagagtataatggtatatatgtgaaagtataatggtatatatgtgagagtataatggtatatatgtgaggtcatggcgtgtatgtgagaccaagtatgaattatggcctatacggcctctcataagtTTCACTTCTTTGTTTCAACATGAAATGATGCATTCAAACTATACTGCATCTCAATGCCCTAATAAGGTCATACATAGTTTGCAAaggacaacaaaaaaaagcttCAATATGAGAGACACTGAGGAGATAAGAGCACAGTGAGGAGTAGCTGAGAGGAGTGTTAGAGGACTGTTGATGTGAGTCATATCAGCTGGGATTTGTGATCTAACAGTGTCTATCTCTTCATCTTGTGCGTGGAAGATGTGAAATAATCAGCACTTAGTCTATCTGTATCCCGGCTGGCAGCAGTGGCTTTGCTCAACTTTCCCTCAAAGTACAGAGCCACAAATATGTGCACAGTCACTGAAGCATGTAGCTATGAAAATTAGGGACATGCACAGAGCACTGACTAACCTCCCTAAAAAAACAAGAAGCCTGCAAAGCCAGCGAGAGGGTATTGGTCAAATGTAGACGGACAGTGTCAGAGGTTGAATCAGTGCAGTTAGAGGTTTTTGGGGTTCTCATTCTCTTCGAGGTTGTCTGTCTTTctacctttcttctctctctttctctcttcatcgggcctttcccctctgctctatcTAGTCTGACGAAGCCGTACTGACATCTCCCcgtcacacagcccacaggatgGAGATGGGCATCACAGTCGCGGTCATGCGATCTTCAAGCGAGGGGGCTTcaccggggggtgggggggggggggagcgggcaTGCAACGTCAACTCTGGATCATGACCATGACAGTGGCTTGCTAGGATTCTGAGGACAGATGAACTGCTGGGCCTGTCCTTATGGGGTTCAGAGCACCGTAGGGATGCGAAGGGCAAAATGAACACGCACTCCCAAAATATTAATTGTGTAAACTGACTCTCTTCCTGAAGCGCCAAGTCACCCGTTCTGCCAAGTCGAATGTGTGTCAAAATGTGGAGTTCAGGCAAAGGAACTTTGTCATTTGGTGTAATGAGTTAAGTTGTGAATTTTAAATTATGTTACTGCAGTACCCACAGAAACCCAATATTATATTAGAATATGTTATACATTGATATGGATCCATTTATAGGCCCTACCTCTTATCAGATTATACTCTGTTTGGTTTGACTTTTGTTTGACATCactaagagaggaagagaggaggataaagagggagagaaggcgaTGGAGCTGGATGGAGTCAGCACACAGAGAGTGTCATCACTAAGAGATCAAGAACCAGATGAGAAAGTGGACAGGTAATCAAGACCATGTAGATGCTATGTGTTTTTGCCTGCATTAAATGTTTCCAGGAGTACATTTAGGCGACAAAGCTAAATTCTCCCAGAGAAGTATAAGGCATGATCCGCAGAGATATTTTAAGCAAAAAGGGGAGAAGGGTTGAGATTGAGGGACTGTTCCTTAGGGTAAACTGGGTTGGGTTGTGGGGTGAGTTGACCCAATGTCAATGTATTTTTCATTTATTGTTAAATAATtgtattaataaaaaaaataatctattattttttttgtcatttagcagacactcttatccagagtgacttacagtaagtacagggacattcccccgaggcaagtagggtgaagggccttgcccaagaccacaacgtcattttgcacggccgggaatcgaactggcaaccttcagattactagcctgcttccctaaccgctcagccacctgacttccagtGAAATTCTGGATTTAGCAGGGGGTTTaactacggtggccctgaagtgcaaaacactccccccaaatgtgagtcaactccccccaaataggatgacttgctcacctccccccaaaacaaagacacgctccgccaaatgggaaacaacattaaatcaactcaaaaacacattacattaactcaaaccGGAAAGGGTTGGTACAACACTTTCgttgctgaatggatgcagtaactaacaggAAATAAGAAATTGGTCTACAGAAGTAtgaaatgcaatagcctgacaagagttacgtgcaccaccatttgtttggctatcggaGCATGTAGCAagtacttatgcaaaagtattaCCTGTTCGATGTTACATGCTTCGATGGCCAAACAACTGTtctggtgcacgtaactctgtcattatttcattttgtacttctattgatcaatttcttatttcatgttagttactgcatccattcagcgacgaAAGTACCAACCCTTTCCGGTTTGAGTTCATGTAATGTAGTTTTGAggtaatgtcgtttcccatttgggggagcgtgtctttgtattggggggaggtgagcaagtcatcctatttggggggagttgactcgtatttggggggagtgtttttatTTGGGGGATGTACTCATATTAGTGGgtgtgttttgcacttcagggccaccgtattTAAcccttttgcaaggcactgtatgaatatccatgtcacattctcattaagGGCTGAGAatccctaaaggtctgatcctagaactGCCCCTAATGAGACCTTTGCTGTTGGATGAAACTGGCAACAGCTTATGCAGTAAGAAATTAAGGTTATATTGAAATGTGGTAACACTCATATTCTCATAGCCAtggaaatgtaaaatgtaaacttaGTTCTTGGTATTTTCCAGAGAAGTAAGGCTGCATAGAATAGGTATGGATTCAGCACCAGTGAAGTTTGATGGCTAGGATAGGGGAGGGAGCAGATggctgacttgtgtgtgtgcttcagactCCCCCgatcttctcctcagctctaaTTTCTCCTCACTTACTGCAAATAGCAAGTGACACAGTCAGAAGCTAAGCCCTGCGTTACACTTCTTCAAAACGTCACATCTATTGTGGAGCCGGCAACTCTTTAGGACAACAGGGTTAATTTGCTTGTTAGTTTACTATTCATAAAATGCATTCATGTTTTGCTTCACCGATTCATGTAATTAACTAAATGAATCCTCTTCACTCATGAAGGGGAAGGATATTTATAGAACAcaaggtaacactttataataagtcaacgctttttggcatttacaaagtgttaaccaaTAGTtaattaatcctttataaaacattttgaaacattaacaatacattattaaatagttaataagtttatattaaacactatgttgatcattaataaacactgttaaatattatggattttattcataatacaatataaggtgtttgataactgcattatcatactttaaagacagcttgttaatatagttgcaaaccagtagtttaaaaggtgttagcggtacatgagctggtatagaaagcattagcaaatggtgaacaaaccatttacattacctttacaaagcatgagtaaatcactaacaacatattaacttatgtctttaattaaagtTTGCCAAGtggaatacattatgtacactaatacttagcagatatcttaacaactattttataaagacttactaatgatgcaacttctgattagtaatgcaagttataaagcatttactaactgttagttaaggcttttgcgtgacctaatctaaagtgtgaactatctatgccttattaaacatttataagttatttattaaggtattcttgtccattctcgaacctcacattcacaaaggctgaacatacgtttctcaaaaggaaaaagacacaacacaatgtgatactcaaaattactattttattgaagtaacgacaggcatgtgtcttactagtacttactacttagctctactacagtaaccgagagtgacagcggtcgatacgttaaaacctcagtttgatagctatttcccggcatgaccgaacggtcgaggttagtaagttgtttattatatgccatttttagctctttccaTTTAactaaaacatgtcgttttgttcagctctactcaagtcttctcacggtgtgtttcaggtgttagcacctagcaaccaatctgaaatctgagcaaccaaacctagcaatctgcctagcgcttgtcgtttatctctctgtgttcacacttttctgctctttcagaaagttaagaatttcctcgtcgctgttgatgtcttcattgtcatctggatagtaaaactcctcgatcttcattttgaagatgacatcagcggagggcaatatgaatacgtatcagaccgcagatgaggtcaatacgccatagatatatatagaccATGAATACGCGGctagcatgactacccattagccaatcagaacgctcgtaatgttgtcgcaattgaaccaatatgctgttcttattggtccagaagacgttctcaaaagagttgttgatatgttgccttggagatgtagtgacgtcaccagtacaagtgcagctgattgctctgagaagatggcgtctgctccagattcgccgtgtttgatttggaatcttcccacatattgttgtagtatataagaaaccaaatgtttactcttcgacaggtcagcaaacgctttgtcgcctcaatttgttaaaacgatttgtttgtaacgttttaacaaatctctgctttcaaaggcgtttgcagacctgtcgaggagtagctaaacatttgcagtttattacagccatttttggaaaataaaatacagccttgggtaaccaacttttataccaattctagtgtcttgcttcttaatggaaataaaatactattttattacccaggtaaataaattaacagctatttcttctaaaaaacaaaaacacaatatcTATATAGTCTATAAatacttaataaggcatagatagttcacactttagattaggtcacgcaaaagccttaactaacagttagtaaatgctttataacttgcattactaatcagaagttgcatcattagtaagtctttataaaatagttgttaagatatctgcaaagcatagcctagtgtacatcatgtattcgacttggcatacattaattaaagacctaAGTAAAtacgttgttagttatttactcatgctttataaaggtaatgtaaatggtttgttcaccatttgctaatgctttctataccagctcatgtaccattaacaccttttaaactactggtttgcaactatattaacaagctgtctataaagtatgataatgcagttattaaacaccttatgaattgtattatgaataaaatccataattgttaacagtgtttattaatgatcaacatagtgtttaataataagcttattaactatttaataatgtattgttaatgtttcaaaatgttttataaaggattaactaactattagttaacactttgtaaatgccaaaaagcgttgacttattataaagtgttaccgaacACAATTCATATCTACATAGTGAGGGACATTGCAGGCATATCTAGCAGTGTGTTTACAGTAATAGGCTTGGGGACGCCCTGCTACTGCGCCCCAACCACTACGAACTTCAATGCCAAGActtatacattttccaaatgatAACTCAAGTGCCACCTTCCCAATACAGACTGGTGCCCTGTCTATATATGGTTCTTCTTCCCCATGCAAAGCTGGCTGAGCCCCTTTCACATAACGCACTTCAAAGCAATCCGTTTCCCTCTGTATAAATGTGTGAGTGTCTCGTCATTAATCCGCTTAAAACAAGCACAAGTGCAGGGCCTTTTCCATTTCAAGAGGCTGGTGTTCTGTTCGTGCTGGCAATGTTTATTCTCCAAAGAATGAAACTGTTGTCAGCGACTCCCGCCACCACTCATTCTGTGGAAAGGTCCAGGCCCAACTGCTATTTCAAGAATATAAACCTGAGTGTACAACTGGGTGATCTAGGCCTAGAGTACTTCCAATGTGAAGTGGAAGATTACGTAAAGTGGGTACTGGAATCCTAGTAAAATAAAAGATTCATTATAAAAATCACAGGTAAAAGAAAGACTAAGAATCTTATGAATGGCATTTTTGCTCAGAGTGCATGTCATATCTTTCAATAGATTTTTTTCCGACTACATATCTATTATGCTACAGCTGCTGGCTCTTGCTTCAAAAACTTGTAaccctaatatatatatatatatatacatctaAAAATGCATAGTTAGCATTAGCATCCCATTCTGatcacaatgatcatttgttgcCATTTGTTTCCTCCACAGCCAAGCAGCAGTGAGTCATCAAATCTTGCCTTCTGTGAGCAGCCAAATGAGGTAATGACTACACTCGCATGCTCACTGCACATCATGACAGATCCTACTGATTGAGTGGGGTGGAATACAGAtactaaaataaaatacatttcataGGTCATATTACTACTTAGAATATTCATTTGTGACACAACGTTGCTGTGTATGCCTCTCCAGGCTCACAACTGTATGATGTCATGGCAGAAAGAAATAAGAAAGACAGGAGAGGCAAAGCTGAGAGAACATGAAACAGAAGAGGAAGCAGAAATAGAGGGCACACGAGAGGCTGAAAATGTACATTTGTTTTCGCCCCTCAGGCATATGGATATATTATGAAgttattaaaaaataaaaaatggatTAATAAAACAAGAAAGTTGGACAGGACAACATATAGACTTGTATGGACTGGAATGATATGCTGTAATAAGGCCAATACTTTTTTTGGGAACTACAGTATTTTTATAGGGCAAGTATTAGTCAATGTGCAGTCACCTAGTCTTGTTTAAAGGTACACCCTTACAAACAAGCATagtgacaaaaacaaattaatgtTGTTTACCAGATCTCGTCATTCTGGAACTCCAGTGCTCCATGGGTGTCCTCAaagtcctctccacctcccttcgCTGAACCCTCAATGGTCTTGTAGGGTACGACAACTACTCCACGAGCTCCTGAGGTACGAATGACCTTCACCTCCATCATCCCAATGCTCTCGCTAATGGTCATCACCGGTTCTTCGAATGTAAAGATCCCGGCGTGGTCATCGTCAAAGATGGTCACCGTGGCTGTGCATGGTAGGCCAAGACCTGCCAGGGTGTCCACGTGATTGGCCTCTGAGTGTCTGACACCTGTGCCCTCAGAAATTACCTTTACGTTGCTGAGGTGGACCAAGAAATGCTCGTCTTCCTCAAATATGTCATCGTCAATGATGTCTATTCGGATCTCCTTCTCCGTCTCACCGGGCTTGAAGACCACTGTGCCCTCAGTGAATTGGTAGTCTGATCCGGCATTGGCTGTTGCATCTTCAGTGCGGTATTCCACTGAAACGGTATTGGTCAAGTCACCACCACGACGAACCACATTCAGCGCTACAGTACCACAGTTCTCTAAGCACTGGTATGTACCAGGGTCAAAAAAAATCTTTGATGAGAAGTCATTGTCCGAAACCTCTGACCGAACCTCGTGAGCACCAATGGCTTTCCTGGCTTGGTCGGCAGCATGTTTCTTCAAAACATTCCCAGCTCCTGTCATGATCCTGGTTGCCTGGCAACGGTAAAAGGCACGACTTTTCTGCTGTTGGGTCAACACCTGATAATTTGCCAATTCAATGAGCTGCTCCGTTTCTTTCTCCGGGTGTTTTTGTTTCAGCTCCTTCAAGATCTTGGCCATTTCCCGTCTGGCTTCCTCATTGTCCAGATCTCTCTCGTCCATTGCCATGTCTCCATCCATGCAATCCTCTCCATGAGAATTGAGCATCTTGCCCTCCATTTCAATGTCGACCTTTGAGGGAAGCTGAGGGTCTCCTTCAGTTTCAATGATCATCCCTTTCTGCTTCCCAGCTCTATAGCGCTTGTACACATACTTATAGAAAAGAAGTCTGCGGTCAGCGACATAAGCAAACCCCACGAACAGCGGGAAGAAAAACAGAGTGAGAAGGCCTTCCCACACTTCTACAATCCCAGGAGAGATAACAGCCAAGATCAGATAAAGCCAGATGTAAGCGAATATACTCCATGTTGCTGTGACAAAAAATACcctcaaatgtttcacttttctGGTCTCTCCATTGGGgatgacagaaacacagaggccAATGATAACAAACATGTTGAAGGCAGCGCTTCCGACAATTGTGTTAGGGCCCAGTTCACCTGCATGAAAACCATGGCCACACACCTCAACGACGGAGAGTAGGATTTCTGGGGCAGACGATCCTAACGCCATTAGAGTCAAGTTGGACACAGTCTCATTCCATATGCGCACGGTCGTTGTGATTTTTTCCCCGTTCGGTTTCTTGAtggtaatctctctctcctgtgaagTAATGACCTCAATGGAAGCCATGAATCTATCTGCGATAATAGAAACCCCCAGGAACATGTAAAACAAGCCTACAAAGTAAACAGTGGCTCTTGCCAACTGATCGGCAAAGGCTGGGTTTTCTGGTTTCCATACCGCCAGGATAACACCAGGTGTGCATTTATGTGTCCCTCCACCACATTGTGTACTATTCCCATCATCTGTAGAGTTAGTTTCCATGCTTAGTTTGGGACTCCCTGCTCTTGAATACTGAATTTGAGatgaaaatgctgacaaaaacaCAGCAAGCTGAAGAATGAATAGCATGGATGAAGTCCCAGTCTGCGCCATGGTGCTGATAAGATGTTATTAACAGGCCCTCTTTTCCGTGTCCCTGTCAGAAAAGAAAAAATGTATGTTTTACAGATCGTTACAGACATTGGATTCATATTTTCTTGACGATGAGAGTTTTTGTTATGAAAAATATGTTACATTTGGGATTCTCTCATAGACTGTCTTCAATACAGGATGTTATTgttgttttaatgttttttgttaGTTACCCTAATAGCTAAAGGACATACATAACATGTTTTGCCTGAATTCCATGCCAATGCTGTTGTAACCCTACATAGCATTGAAAACCAAATGAACAACTTTTAAAgtgcatctgaaaa contains:
- the slc8a1a gene encoding sodium/calcium exchanger 1a isoform X2 — protein: MAQTGTSSMLFILQLAVFLSAFSSQIQYSRAGSPKLSMETNSTDDGNSTQCGGGTHKCTPGVILAVWKPENPAFADQLARATVYFVGLFYMFLGVSIIADRFMASIEVITSQEREITIKKPNGEKITTTVRIWNETVSNLTLMALGSSAPEILLSVVEVCGHGFHAGELGPNTIVGSAAFNMFVIIGLCVSVIPNGETRKVKHLRVFFVTATWSIFAYIWLYLILAVISPGIVEVWEGLLTLFFFPLFVGFAYVADRRLLFYKYVYKRYRAGKQKGMIIETEGDPQLPSKVDIEMEGKMLNSHGEDCMDGDMAMDERDLDNEEARREMAKILKELKQKHPEKETEQLIELANYQVLTQQQKSRAFYRCQATRIMTGAGNVLKKHAADQARKAIGAHEVRSEVSDNDFSSKIFFDPGTYQCLENCGTVALNVVRRGGDLTNTVSVEYRTEDATANAGSDYQFTEGTVVFKPGETEKEIRIDIIDDDIFEEDEHFLVHLSNVKVISEGTGVRHSEANHVDTLAGLGLPCTATVTIFDDDHAGIFTFEEPVMTISESIGMMEVKVIRTSGARGVVVVPYKTIEGSAKGGGEDFEDTHGALEFQNDEICQTIQINIIDDEEYEKNKNFFLEIGEPRLVEMSERKAVLLQEVGGFVKTGRDVYRKVQGRDNPVPSTIICIAEEGDEEALSKKEEEERRIAEMGRPTLGEHVKLEVVIEESYEFKNTVDKLIKKTNLALLIGTNSWREQFVEAITVSSGNDNEDECGEEKLPSCFDYVMHFLTVFWKLLFAFVPPTDYWNGWACFVVSISVIGMLTAIIGDLASHFGCTVGLKDSVTAVVFVALGTSVPDTFASKVSATQDQYADASIGNVTGSNAVNVFLGIGVAWSIAAIYHASKGQTFKVNPGTLAFSVTLFTIFAFVCVGVLMYRRRPEIGGELGGPRIPKILTTTLFFSLWLLYIVLSSLEAYCHIKGF
- the slc8a1a gene encoding sodium/calcium exchanger 1a isoform X1; this translates as MAQTGTSSMLFILQLAVFLSAFSSQIQYSRAGSPKLSMETNSTDDGNSTQCGGGTHKCTPGVILAVWKPENPAFADQLARATVYFVGLFYMFLGVSIIADRFMASIEVITSQEREITIKKPNGEKITTTVRIWNETVSNLTLMALGSSAPEILLSVVEVCGHGFHAGELGPNTIVGSAAFNMFVIIGLCVSVIPNGETRKVKHLRVFFVTATWSIFAYIWLYLILAVISPGIVEVWEGLLTLFFFPLFVGFAYVADRRLLFYKYVYKRYRAGKQKGMIIETEGDPQLPSKVDIEMEGKMLNSHGEDCMDGDMAMDERDLDNEEARREMAKILKELKQKHPEKETEQLIELANYQVLTQQQKSRAFYRCQATRIMTGAGNVLKKHAADQARKAIGAHEVRSEVSDNDFSSKIFFDPGTYQCLENCGTVALNVVRRGGDLTNTVSVEYRTEDATANAGSDYQFTEGTVVFKPGETEKEIRIDIIDDDIFEEDEHFLVHLSNVKVISEGTGVRHSEANHVDTLAGLGLPCTATVTIFDDDHAGIFTFEEPVMTISESIGMMEVKVIRTSGARGVVVVPYKTIEGSAKGGGEDFEDTHGALEFQNDEICQTIQINIIDDEEYEKNKNFFLEIGEPRLVEMSERKAVLLQEVGGFVKTDKRLYGRDVYRKVQGRDNPVPSTIICIAEEGDEEALSKKEEEERRIAEMGRPTLGEHVKLEVVIEESYEFKNTVDKLIKKTNLALLIGTNSWREQFVEAITVSSGNDNEDECGEEKLPSCFDYVMHFLTVFWKLLFAFVPPTDYWNGWACFVVSISVIGMLTAIIGDLASHFGCTVGLKDSVTAVVFVALGTSVPDTFASKVSATQDQYADASIGNVTGSNAVNVFLGIGVAWSIAAIYHASKGQTFKVNPGTLAFSVTLFTIFAFVCVGVLMYRRRPEIGGELGGPRIPKILTTTLFFSLWLLYIVLSSLEAYCHIKGF